TTTTTGCCATGACCGATTCACACTTGGATTCGGTGCGCTATCATCTGGGAGACCAAGCCGAAGGCCGAATCCACCTAATGCGGGAATTCATGAACAATACTTCCGACCAACAAATTCCAGATCCTTTCGGGGGTGGTTTTGCAGATTACGAATACACCCGAGATTCCATGGTAGAAGCGATCCCAAGTCTCATCGCATTTCTAAAAACTAAATTTCCAGCCGCAACATGAATATAAGCCTAGGCACCGACCACGGCGGCGTCGACTTGAGAGAAAAAGTCGCCGCTTACCTTAAAGAAGAAGGACACACCGTGTTAGACCATGGAGCCTTCAATGAAGATTCGGTCGATTATCCCGACTACGCAAAGCTGGTTTGTGGCGACATCACGGACGGAAGAGCTGACTACGGCCTTCTTATTTGCAAATCTGGGATAGGCATGAGCATCAGCGCCAACAAAGCGCAAGGTATCAGAGCCGCGCTTGTCGCTTTCGATGAAGACGCGGCTATGACTCGCAAACACAATAATTCCAATGTTTTGGTATTGCCCGGAAAGCACACGACGGACCAGCAAGCCTATGACCGAATCAAGGATTTCATTTCCACCGAATTCGAAGGCGGCCGTCATGCTCGTCGTGTCGATAAAATGGAAGTTCAAGGAGAGACCTGCTGCTAATAGGAACCTAGAGGGACAGATAATCACTCCCGGATGCTCATTTTAGCATTGAAACTAAGGTCCAGGACACGATCTATTCTAGGAACATGAAAGCAGAGACCCGTCGAGAGCGCTCCCCAAAACAGGGATTTACGCTTATTGAGTTGATAACGGTGATCACCATTGTGGGTATTTTGGCCGGGCTCCTCTACCCCACCATTACCGGAATTTTAAATCGGGCCAAGCGTGCGGAATCGTCCAACAATCTAAAACAGATTGCCAACGCTTACCAACAATACCGTTCTGACAATAACGGGCGAAACGTTCCCATCCGGATTGCCAAGAACCCGAACTCAGGCCAAGACGCCGTTTTCGAGGCAACCACCGTTTACCACCTGGCATATGAACTTGCTTGGCGTGGTTACTTATACGAAGGAGCCATCTACCAGATTTCAACGGACCGGTATGTTGAACTAAAAGGCGTAAAACCTCAGGCAGTAGCGGAGCGGGATTCAGCAGGTTCCCCTTGGGTTTTATCTCAGATCTTTTCACAGTCAGCTGTCAGCTTTGATCTGGTAGCCGGACTCTCTTCCAACGCACCCTCGTCTCCACCGGTTGCTTTTACCAGAGGTCTCGATTCTCAGACTGGGAAATGGGACAGCGATGAAATCGTGTCCCCTTATGGTGCAGATGTTGGCCACATCGCCTTTTTAGACGGAAATGTTGAGTGGTATAGCAGCACCAATGGTGAGCTAACCAATCCCATAACTCGCAGGCCGACTACCAATTTCCTTCAATCGATATCTCAAGGTGCCCGAATCTTCGGCGATCCTGATCAAAGTCTACTCGATGGGAAAGAGGGAATATCTTCCACCTGATATCCTTAATACCGCCCTTCATCCATTTCCCAGAAACATGCTCCCATCATGTCTGATCCAATATATGTAATTGGTCACAAGAATCCCGATGCGGATTCTATCTGCGCAGCCATTGCCTACGCTGATTTTAAAAACAAGCTTACCCAGTCATCCGATTACGTTGCTGCCAGGTGTGGTAATTCCAATGCACGGATCGATGCCATCCTCGACTATTTCAACATGTCACTGCCCTTATTCATTGGGGACGTCACTCCTCGATTGCGGGACATTATGATCTCAGATGTGCGGTCCGTGAAAACAGGCGCAACTTGCATTGAGGCACTAGAAGTCATTGATGAATTTGATGTACGTTCGGTACCTGTGGTTGAGGAAGACGGTTCCGTAAAAGGCCTACTATCCATTTTCCAAATGGGGGAATTTTTCATACCGAAAATCAGAGAACCGTTCTCCATGCGAAGAGTTGTTTCCTCTGTTCAGGCCATTATAAATTCAATCGACGCCAAGATACTTAATTCGAATAAGCCAGACGAGGTGGAAGAGATGTTTGTCCGAGTAGGTGCAATGGATATTCGCTCATTCGGAACATTCACCGAAGAGGAAAAAATTCCAGCCGAGCAAAGTATTATTGTCGTCGGAGATCGGTACGACATTCAATCCAAGTCCATTTACAGTGGCGTGCGACTGCTCGTCATTACAGGTGGCCTCGATGTTGATCCAGAAATTGTAGAACTGGCCAAAGAGAAAGGCGTCAACCTTATCATCAGCCCCTATGATTCTGCAACAACGGCATGGACGATTCGCTCTGCAACCTTGGTGAAAGACATGGTCGATACCAAGTTTACAAAATTCGGACCTGAAGAGACGGTGAAGGATGTCCGTCGCCGAACGGCCATGATCAACAGCCCTATTTATTTTGTAATGGATGATAAAGACCGGATGTTGGGGATATTTTCCAAAACCGATCTGTTACGCCCTACCAAATCCAAAATCATCCTGGTGGATCACAATGAAGTTGGCCAAGCCGTAAACGGGGCATCAGAGGTAAACATTCTGGAGATCATCGATCATCACCGCTTGGGGAACACACCTACTTCTCAGCCCATACTTTTCATCAACGAACCGGTGGGCTCATCCTGCACGATTGTCGCTGATCAATATCAGCGTTTCAGTATTCAACCCTCCCCAGAGATCGCAGGCATCATGATGTCGGGTATCATTTCCGACACTCTTCATTTGAATAGTCCTACCTCTACCGCAAAGGACAAAGAAATACTAAGCTGGTTGGCAGGCATTGCCGATGTGGAATCGAATGAGCTTTCCCAAACGATCTTCAATGCAGGATCCATCATTGTATCTAATACTCCCGAAGAAGTCATTACAGCCGACCAAAAGATGTATTGCGAAGGAGAGATAAGCTACTCTGTTTCCCAAGTTGAAGAACTCGGCATGGAAAATTTCTGGGAGAAAAAAGATATTCTATTGCAAGCCCTCAAAGACTTCCGGAAGCAGGAAGATCTTTATATGGCAACCCTGCTGGTAACCGATATTAATTCTCAGAATTCTTTACTCCTTGTTGCAGGAGAAAGAGAGTTTCTCGAACGCATTTCCTATCCAATTGTGGAATCGAACTGCATTTTCGACCTTCCTGGAATCGTATCGCGGAAGAAACAGTTGATTCCTTACCTTACAGGAATTTTGGAAGCTGCACCGGCGTAAGGCCCAAAGAGACTGACTAGACCCATTCCTGATTAACGGCCCCAAGGATTGTGAGTCTGAGATTCTCCAAATAAAACTTTCTTGTACAAGTCTTCGTAATCCATAGCGGATACTTTCCAGGAGAAATCTCTTTCCATGCCTTCTTTTTGTACGGCCTTATATCGAGTTTGGTCTTTGTGAAGTTTGAAGGAGCTTGCTAATCCCTCTTTCAATCCAGTCTCGTCAGGAGTCACAACGACTCCGGTACCACCTTCGGGATGCTCTTCTGCATCGATGACCGTATCGGCTAATCCTCCGACTTTGCTGACAATAGGGACTGTGCCATAGCGCTGGCTGTACATCTGATTCAAGCCACAAGGCTCAAATCGTGAAGGCATGAGAAAAAAATCAGACCCCGCCTCGATCATATGACTCAAAGATTCGTCGTAATCAAAAGACACATACACCTTATCCGGAAGCTGGGCCTGTAGCTTTTTCAAGCCCTGCTCCAATTTGGGATCGCCTTTTCCCAGTACGACAAAACGAACATCATTGTCTGAAAAGAACGCCTTTTGCTTCAAAATGAAATCGACTCCCTTTTGATCAGTTAGCCTCGAGACACAGCCATAAACGGGAACTTCTTTACCTCCCTTAAGCCCCGCACGTTTCAAAAGAGCAGCTTTATTCTTAGCTTTTCCGGCCATCTTGCGAATCGAGTAATGTTCTTCAATCAGTGGGTCCTTGGCTGGATTCCAAACCGCGGTATCAATTCCATTAAGGATTGCGTAAAGTTCCTTTTTGCGACGGGCAAGAACGCCTTCCAATCCACAACCAAACTCAGGATCCAGGATTTCCTTTGCATACGTGGGGCTCACGGTGGTCACCGCGTCTGAAAAGAAGATACCTCCTTTGAGGAAATTTATCTGCCCATAAAACTCCAGGCTATCTATTCCGTAGAAGGGCGCAGGCAAGTTCGTTAATTGAAAACTCTTCTCAGGAAATACTCCCTGAAAAGCCAGATTATGGATGGTAAGCACACTACGTGCCCCTACTTGCGTACCTTTCTGAGCTTCCGCAACCCTTGCAAACAAAGGGACCAAAGCCGATTGCCAATCATGACAATGCAGAATATCGGCATGAAAATTCTCATGTACCAAAGTGTCAACTACAGCCTTGCAAAAGAAAATGAATCGCGCATCGTTGTCGCTGTAATCTCGGCCCTTGGGTCCGTAGGGAAAGCTTCGGTCAAAAAATTCATCTCGACCGATCAGATACAGATCCAAGTGCTTACCCAACTTTAGTTTATAAACCTCACCTACCAAGACGTCGTCTCCTACCTTTATGGCCAACGAATGGAGTTGTTGAGCTTTTTTGAAAGCATCAGACTCCTTGATCGTCCGATAAAGAGGGAGAAAACTAACTACATCATGCCCCTGCTTGGCAGTATGATGTGTGAGAGCTCCGACTACGTCAGCCAGTCCACCCGTCTTAACGAAGGGTACCTGTTCACTGCTTATGTGAACTATTTTCATATTGGCTACGTTGAGTCATCGAGAGTTATTAGCCAAGCAAAACGAAATCAAATTTATGAAATTTAAGAAACCCATTTTAGAACTCCTCAGTTCACCTGACTATATTCCCCTTTCCGCCAAGGCCATTGCCTCGGCACTGAGCATAAAAAACAAGTTTATGCAGAAGGAATTGGACCAGGCACTGAAGCAATTATTATCAGGGGGCCAGATCGTCCGCATTAAGAACGGGCGCTATATTATCCCGACAGATGCTGACTTGCTCAGCGGTATCATTCGATTCCGCCAGAGCGGAAGCGCCATTTTGCTACCCGATCCTGTACTAGGAGGAAAACTTCCGACTCCACTACCCATTCGGTCAGAGGACACAGGAGTAGCTCTTCACGGAGATCGGGTGGTCGTGCGAAAGATGACAACCCCCAAGCGCCTATATGGAAAGAGAAAAGGCGGAAGACGCTTGTCCAAGGAAAAGGAAACAACTGGGAGAGTCATAGAAATAACGACCCGAAAGAACCCCAATATGGTCGGGACGCTACGGCGAGCTCAGTATTTCTGGTATGTCGTACCAGACAGTCCGCAAATCCATAAGGACATCGTGGTCAAGGCTCCCAAGAAATCGGGATTAGATCCCATCCCTTCGGTGGGAGATAAGGTCACCGTAAAGATGGAAGCCTGGGAAGACCGCAATATGAGCCCAGAAGGTACCATTATCGAGGTCTTAGGAAAAACCTTCTCTCCAGGAGCGGAATACAAAGGGGTCCTAAGAAAGTTTAATCTACAGCCCGAGTTTCCGGCTGATGTACTTGCGGAAGTCAAAAACCTCGCCAAAACCGTTCAAGAAGAGGACCTCGTGGGACGGCAAGACTTCACCAAGATTTTTACCTTCACCATCGATCCGGATGACGCGAAAGATTTCGATGATGCGCTATCCGTAGAGTATGTGGATAATGGAAATATTCGAATCGGGGTTCATATCGCCGATGTAGGAGCTTACGTAAAACCTGGCACTCGTTTAGATAGCGAAGCCACCAAACGCGGGAACTCAACCTACCTCGTAGGCACCGTGATCCCCATGCTACCCGAGCAACTCTCCAATGGCCTTTGCAGCCTGAAAGAGGATGTCATCCGCCTGACCAAGAGCGTCGTATTTACCTTTTCTCCGGAGGGCAAGATTCGCCGCGTTAACTATGCGAATTCCTATATTCGCAGCCGTAAGCGTCTTACCTACAAACAGGCCTATGTCCTGATGAAAGAAGATAACATCCAGGCCGCTCGCGAGCTTCCCCTACCCCCGAAACACCAAACGGGATCGACCGGCCGCGCCTTGAAGGAATTGTCGAATAAAGAACTCACTGATTTACAAAAAGCCATACGCAGCTGTTGGTCGATCGCTACCGTGCTCCGCAAAAAACGGTTCGAACGAGGCAGTCTCGATCTGGATATGCCGGAGGTAAAAATCTACGTCGACGAAAAGGGCTACGCCGATCGCATGGAACGAGTAGAGAATGATGAAAGCCATCAGCTAATTGAAGAGTTCATGCTCGCCGCCAATGAAGGAGTAGCCCGTGAGCTCCGTAAGAACAACTTCCCAGCCATCTATCGCGTTCACGAAAAACCCGATGAACAAAAGTTGTATGAGCTCTCCGAAACGATGCTCACTCATGGACTAGATACCGGCGATTTAAACAGCAAACGCGAAGTAGTAAAGTTGCTGGCAGCGATCAAGTCCCACTCTTATGGCTACACACTCCGCATCCAGTTTTTAAGGTCATTAAGGCAAGCCTGTTACATGGCAGAACCATTGGGACACTATGGCCTGCACAAAAGCAACTACACGCATTTTACTTCTCCTATCCGACGCTACTCAGATCTCATCGTTCATCGCATCTTTGAGAATTACTTGGTTCGCCATCGTGGCCAACCCGAGCTACCGAGACAACAGATCAGATACAAACAATCTAGACTCCTTGAGATTGCCCAACAAGTCACCTTGCGAGAACAAAACAGCACGGAAGCTGAAAGAGAATCGGTCAAAATCAAGCAACTCGAATTCTTTGAGCGAGAAGCCAATAAAAAGGACAAAACCATTTTTGACGCCGCGGTGTTGGAAATCAAAAACCACGGATTGTTTGTTGAGTTGAAGGAGTCATTGGTCTTCGGACTGCTACCGACCTCCAGTTTGAAGGATGACCTTTACCATGTATCGCAAGACGGAATCGAACTTTATGGACGAAGGACCAAGAAGCGCATTCGAGTGGGAGAAACCATCCAGGTGGTTGTGTCGAAAGTAGACAGATTCAAACGCCTCATAGACTTCAACATCTCAAACCAAAATGGAGGTGAATCAGCGGATGAGCAAAAGAGACAGGAGAAACGAAGCAAGCCTCGAACGGATGGACAAAAGAGCCAAAAGAAACGAACCAAGCCTCGGGCGGATGGGAATAAAGGTAACTACCCGAAGAAGAAAAGAAGGAATCGTTAACAATACGGCTATAAACGGCTAGTCAATTGCTCCCATCCTTCTTGCCTTTTGGCCAAAGGCTATAGCAAGACGCGGCGGGAACTTTCCAAGGCGTTTCGCAGCTTAGTTGAATGATCAATATGGCATCGTTGGAAACACCAATGACCGTCTCTCAGCTATGAAAGCCCGTCCAGGTCTTTTAACCTTGGCTATATTTTGCATAATTCGAAGCAGGCCTAGTTAAGCTTTGGGTTGCAACATCCGACCAACTCCACAAAACAATCTGTATGGATCATTACACCTTTCATAAAAGACTTAAGGAAATCTGGCAAAAGGGTTATGACGACTATCAAGCAGGTGGTCGCGAGCCGGGTGCCTATTTAACAGAAGACGACCAGGCATTCCTGGCCGAAATTGGCGCAAATCAACAGGATGTTTATGACGCCACCGATGATTGGATCCGCTATGGCGGCCCCGACTGGGAAACCTTTCTGGCAGTACAGGTCCTGCGCTTTAACTACTTCAAACTGGTAATGAAGGGCGAGCCTGGAACCTATGTTCGCCCCATTGACGAATACACGCCTAAACAAAGTGAAATCAACGGCATCCCCTGGCTTCCTCGTATCATCGAAAAGGCGCAGCACAAACTACGTGGTGAGCTCGAACCCGACGTCATGTATGGCTGTGGAGGCGACCGCGATTTCTTCCAGAAGCATAATCTCCATGCGGCAGAATTCCTGCAACTCGTCTGGAACAACTTCGATGATCCACAAACCATAGCCAGCTACCTGGAAGAACACTCCCCTATTCTACAAAAAGCGTAAAGGCACTTGCCGACACTTCGGGAGTTATTTTTAGTTCAAATCATGGAGAACGAGGTTTTACCGGTTACCATCAAAGGGCTCATTCCCACCAGCACAGGTGTGGCTGTTTTCTTGGGCACAGAGGATAAGACCTTTGTCATTTATATCGACCCGGCGGTGGGACAGTCACTGTCGTTGGCCATCAATGAAGTCAAACGAAGCAGACCCCTTACCCACGATCTGATCAGTCACATACTGATGGGATTGGAAGCGAAGCTCGACCGTATCATAATCAATGATGTCGATGCGGATAAATTCTTTGCGCGCCTCATCTTGAATATGGAAAACGAGCTGGGGAAAAAGATTATGGAAATCGATGCTCGTCCCAGTGATTCATTAGTCCTTGCGGTGCAAAACAAACGCCCCATCTACGTCTCACAAAAAGTCTACGACTCAGTAGATGACATGACTCAAGTCTTCGAAGATATTAAGAATCGAAACGAAGAAAGCGACAATCCGAGTCCGGAAATTTAAGTCCTCCTATTTCGATGTCTCGGCCGCTGCCAGAACCGATCCTCCCAGATCAACCCTGTACCGCCCTCGCTCCCATGCAGGATGTCACCACTTGGGAGTTCATGAAAGTGGTTCATCAATTTGGCTCACCTGATTATTACGTCACTGAATATTTCCGGGTTCACGAAACCTCAAAGCTGGAAAAGCATATCCTGTTTTCCATCACTGATAATCCGACAGACCGCCCGGTATTTGCTCAGCTGATTGGCGAAAATCTCGATTATCTAAAACGCACCGTTGAGGACTTGGCTTCGCACCCGATTGCAGGCATCGATATCAATCTCGGTTGTCCTGCTCCAAAAGTGTACAAGAAGAATGTGGGTGGTGGTCTGCTGCGTGACCTCGATCAAGTGGATAAAATCTTCGGTCTCCTGAAAGAGATTTCGCCACACCGTTTCACCGTCAAAACACGTATCGGATTTGAAGATACTGAACCCTTCCAAGGACTCCTGGACCTGATCAATAAGCATGGCGTCGATATGCTTAGTTTACACGGTCGCACCGTGAAAGAAATGTATTGGGCGGATGTGCATTACGACTACATCGCAGAAGCAGTTAAACGAGCCAACTGCCCGGTCTTGGCTAATGGCAATGTAACCAGCTACTTGAAAGCAGAGGACGTTTTCAAAAGCACCGGATGCCATGGGCTGATGATTGGTCGATCAGCGATTCGCAATCCCTGGATTTTTCGTCAGATCCGAGAACACTTTTCAGGACAGCCAATCTTCCAACCCAGTTTGGGTGATGTGTATCAATATGCGCAGCTACTTATTGATACCTACTACAATCCCAAGGTACCTGAAATCAATCGGGTCAATAAGCTGAAAAAGTTTTTCAACTTTATCGGTCTCAGCGCAGATCCTGAAGGACAATTTCTATATGAGATACGTAGAGTCCGTTCGCTTGAAGCCATGAACGACGTACTTCAACGTCATCTTAAAGATAAAGCGGATGAGCCTTTCAGCAACGAACCCTATGAAGGATTAGTCGCTCGCCCCAATCGGGAAACACGAGTGACGCCACTCGTTCCATCGAAAACTTAGGCCTCCAAAACCAGGCAGAATCATATGAACGAAACTACCGCACTCGTTACGCTCATCATTATCGGGCTATCGGCCATTATGACCTTTCAGGGCTTTAAGAATCAGTCTCTATTTGCGCGCTACATGTTCGACAATGAACTCATCGTTCGAAACAAGGAATACGAACGCCTGCTTACTTCAGGATTGCTTCACGCCGACTGGATGCACTTCGCGTTCAACATGTTCAGTCTGTATTCATTTGGAACCTACCTCGAACTCTCCTATTCCCCCTCAGTCCTACTCTTCATTTATATTACATCCATCCTCGGTGGTAACCTTCTATCGATGCTCATCTATAGAAATAAACCCTACCGAGCTATCGGCGCATCCGGCGGAGTGTGCGGAGTCATTTACGCTGCTATCTTCTTACTCCCTGGCGGAAACATTATGATTTTTCCACTCCCACTTCCCATCCCCTCTTGGGTCTATGCCATTCTGTTTCTACTCATCTCCGCTTATGGCATGCGGTCCGCTCGCACCAACGTAGGCCATGTGGCCCACTTGGGTGGAGCACTCATTGGTCTAGCCGTTACCTTTCTTATGTTTCCGCAAAAAGTGCTGGCTCTGCCGGAACTTCTCGGGTTGGTGCTGCTGATTTCAGCAGGCATCGTCATTGCAGAATTATACCGCAAACGTAAAGAAAGCCCCTACCCAGGCTGAGCATTGCAGATATCACTTAAACCCAAGCTCATTTTCCTGTAAATCAAGCTGGAAGTGTGAGGCTCAGTTCCTCAACGTGGTAACCATGTCATCCATTTCCCTAAAAACATCAGTCGATCTCGGGATTGTCCCCACACACATCAAATTCGTTGGCGGACTTGTTCCCGACGAATCCGGTAAGCTACCTCGTAATGAAGACGGTAAGCTTCGCCTGGTAGCGGAAGCAGAGCATTTACTAGCGAACTCTCCAGCGCCGATTTCAACGATTCAGGTACCGTTTTTCCCCGGCCTTGACCAAACGGAAGTCGATGAGATGTTCGAAGCCATTAAGAGCACAGGCGTTAAGCCCCTTCTAATTATGATGGTCGGAGGTGGTAACCCTATGGACCCAGCCGATGAAGATTCTGTAATCCCCGGTTTGGTTGAAGGTCTTGAAGCAGCCAAACGTCATGGAATCGAGCATGTATCCTCTACCACACTTGAAGAGTGGATGAAACAAGGGGCAACTGAACTGACTGGTGATGCTTTTGATGCCGCTGTGGCGCAGCTTGGTAAACTACATGCCCGTGCCGTTCGCGAGGCGAACGCTCTCAATAGTTGTATCAAACACTGGCACATCGAATTTCTCAGAGGCATTGAATTTCAAACCTTTACCGATGTCCGCAAAGGCTGGGCAGCAGTGAAAGCGATGAACGCAGAACTTGGCGGAAGTTTCTTCAAAATCATCGTCGACGCTGCTCACTGCGGAGACTCCGCTTTGAACATGGTCGAGAACGCTGAAGCCATTAAAGAGATTGGTGCCGAAGGCGGGATTTCGATGTTTCATGCATCTGCTAAAACCACTCGCGGTTGTCTTTCAACAGATGATGGCTGGATCGGCCACCTCCTAACGGCCTGCGCGGAAACAGGGAACCTGGAAATCGTTCTGGTTGAACTGTTCCACCATGAGGATGCGGCATTAGCAGGCTTGCGCGAAGCGGACCCTGGGCACGGTATTGATACCACAGACGGCCGCAGTTACTCTCAGTGCACGATCGATGGATTGGTCGACGTGGCTCGCCGCATGAACAACCTGGTTACGCGAGGAAAGCTGTAAGCTCCTCTCCTACAAGTTACCTGTGGTTGCATAAAAGGTAGGGCTCAATTCTACCTCCAATGAAGCCACGTTCGACAGAACGTGGATGTTTGCTTTTTTACGGGTCGACGGTGTATCCACCGTCGCTACTTGGAATCCTCCTGAGGAAGATAAAGTTTGATTGAAACTACCTCAACAGCGTGGATCCGCCATCGATGTCGTAGGCACTACCCGTAATAAAAGAAGCCTCGTCGCTACATAGGAAAACAGCCAACGCTCCGATCTCTTCTGGCCTCCCCATTCTACCGATAGGTTGAAAGGTCGAGAGTTTTTCAAACATCTCCTCCCTGTTATCCGGGTAATTTTTATCCAAATAAGAATCGACAAAAGCGGTATGAACACGCCCTGGACAGAGGCAATTCGATCGAATGCCATCTTTCAGATAATCCTTGGCTACGGATAAGGTCATGGCAAAGACAGCTCCTTTACTGGCCGAATAGGCGAATCGATCAGAAATACCAATTTTACTGGCGATAGATGCCAAATTCAAAACGGCACCACCCCCGTTGGCTTTCATTCCAGGCATGGCAGCATGCAAACAATTATAGGGTCCCTTAATGTTTACTGCATAGATCTTATCCATCTCCTCAGAAGACGTAGCCTCGACGTTCCCAATGGAAGCGATACCAGCGTTGTTTACTAAAATATCAGCAGGACCGAGTGCCAGGAATAGCGATGTAACGGCCTCAGCATCGGTAACGTCCAAGTGATGGTAACTGGCGGTGCCACCAGCATCGGTGATTAATGAAACCGTCTCCTGCCCTCCGGCTTCGTTGACATCTAAAACAAATACTTCTGCTCCTTCTTCTCCGAAACGCAGAGAGATGG
This genomic stretch from Opitutia bacterium ISCC 52 harbors:
- a CDS encoding SDR family oxidoreductase, translating into MDLKLKDKKAFVTGAGSGIGQAISLRFGEEGAEVFVLDVNEAGGQETVSLITDAGGTASYHHLDVTDAEAVTSLFLALGPADILVNNAGIASIGNVEATSSEEMDKIYAVNIKGPYNCLHAAMPGMKANGGGAVLNLASIASKIGISDRFAYSASKGAVFAMTLSVAKDYLKDGIRSNCLCPGRVHTAFVDSYLDKNYPDNREEMFEKLSTFQPIGRMGRPEEIGALAVFLCSDEASFITGSAYDIDGGSTLLR